aataattttcacgcctaaatatgtacattgtacaagTTAACGGGGCTACAGTAATTAGTATCTACAAATTGCTAGGAGGAATGTAGTTCGAAACGTTCGCGCATTCAGATTTTACATATCGGGAGATGTCGGGATTGCGCTTTAAGGCtttttaaagaaattcaaCAGGCTGGCTTGCTTACGATTATTGTCTTTCGGAGCTGCGGATCTGGGTTGCGGCGCTTCGACTTTTGGGGGGTCTTCTTCTTTGTCCGAAGAACTTTCGTAGACGTATTCCTTTTTCGTAACAAAATAGCCGTTTTCGTCGGTAAAAGTTTTGTCAACTACCTTCCGTACCTTCGTTTTACCATTTTCCACCTTATACATTGGCGGGGATACTTTATTCCCGACATTTACCGAGGGAGTTTCACCCTCCAGAATACAATTACGCATCGTTTCGTCCTCACCCTCGTCCTCGTTAACGCTCGACTCTCCGCTGGGATTAGTAGTTGGATCACATTTCCGCCTCTGTCTTTTACCACCCATCTCGGGCTCTTCGGAACCTTGACGTTTCCGGCCACGACCGGCGACAACATTGTCAACGTCTTTGGCCGCCTCTTTCTTCGAGGCGTCAAAAGCCTGTGGTGTTTTTGTTACTTTgctgaagaaatttttctccttcttcgaATCCAGCTTGGTTGAAGCTAACTTTGCCGATTTTTCATCAGACACTTTGCCCGACAATTTGCAGCCCCATCTTAGCTCGTTCAGTTCTTCTCCGCTGCGGGCGATTATCTCTTTGCAAACAATTGCACCTTGTCGATGATCCCCGTTCCCAGTTAAAGCCAGCAACTCCACGTCTGGTAGCGCTCTTTGCAAACTGTACAAATGCTCCGCCGTCAGCTTTTTAAACTTTCGCTTCGCGGATGCCAGATCTTCTTCCTTGACTACCTCCACTCGTAGAACACCGTCGACCAGGTAACCGATCAGAGTAAAGGTGGCCAGGACTCTTTTTTGCTCTTCGTGCTCCTTCCAAAATTGCCATAATATTTGCTTTGCGAAGTTGACGTGGAGGCCCAGCTCCTTGCTCAACCATTTGTACGTTACCtgcataaaattaaaaacaagtGAAAGTCTTATTGGTGCTATTGAACGGTTTGATagtctcgatttttttcacaactttcTTCAAAAAGGCTTACAGAGCTTCTGTCTTtccatttatatacatattatacacgcgCTTACCAATTTGTCGTCGTCAAATATGTATCCAGTCAACGTCTCCAAGTACGTATCAATCGTCGTTGAAATCATATCAGAAGAATAATGTTGTTGGGGAGAAATTAGGCTAATGGAAAGTTCTACTTTACTTTATCTATTACCGGCGGGTACGAAAAACAGACTAAGATTCGCTGTCACGCTTCGCTGCGTGACAGTTGATGTTCGATTCCATCGAAGTTTCGAACTTTACTGACCTCGAAACGTCAATATTTTGGTTACGGCTTGACGCTCGGCTTTACCTACTGTAGTTGGGTATTCCTAAACACATTCTAAATATTCAAGCGTTCGAATAGGATCGAACTCATTTTACCCTTCTATGGAAAGTTGTTGGTCGAATTAATTGTACCTTGAAAAACTCCTCATTCCGCTTCAGGCTTCGCTTCAGAAGACGAAGTTTTCGAAGGCCCTGCTCGGCTCTGAGACTCTACAGAAGTGGCGGAAGTTCTACCAGGACTTGAGTGATGTTCAATTTCTGTCGCGCTCCCGGTTCCgctgatacgaattttcggtATCACCCCATAATCGCTACCCTGTGACCCCATGGAATCTCCTTCCCTCACCGAGCCACTCGAACAACTCCTGTATTCGTGTGACGATATTAGTTGACGAAAGTTGAAGGAGAATAAATGCTAACGAAATTTACCGCTTTTTAATCTGTTTGAcgtgttttttgttgttcGGATCGACGTCGACGACTACTTCTGGCATCACCATACCAGGATCGTGCGGCAATGAGTCCTGTTCAACGTCAGTCGCTTCCCCAGCTTCGGAGGCTGCGGATTGTTTTCTTAATTCTTTACGTTGTAGGGTGACATTTGCAGCAGTTCCTGAACGGAAAAGATCCAATAAGTTCTTTAATGTGTATTGAAATAGGATTCGTCAAGTGTCTTCGACAGACAACAAACCCTCTTCGATCACAACGACCCCTGCCGTCTTGTTCGTCGGTAGGActggaagaatttttttccacctaaCAAACGGGGCATCCTGAATTTCTTGCCTCTTCTCCacaatttgaaacatttttcgtcTTTCCTCGGTGCGTTCTTGACGTAGCTGAATCTGTGAACAAAATGATAACGCCGTTATCCGCATTGTGTAGAATATTATTTCGTTTACAAAATCTTCTCCGCATACCTTCAAATCGTTGTTTGCCTCCCGCAGAGATCCCGTCAAGGAGACCATGTAGTATATGATCAACGCCATGAGCACTATCAACGGAATGACAATTCCCGGTGATGCTATATAGTCCAGGATTCTATAAAAACGTGGTGAAATCCAAGCTCGTCAAAGTCGCGCATATAAATTTATCTATTAGAACTTACATGGCAAAATCTTTGGGTAATGCCGACTTGAGACTATTTGTGATCAAGCTGTACATTATCGGCTGGTCAGAGAATGGTCCGCAGTGCCAGGACGGTTCAACACGAACGACTGCATAGCCTACTGGTAAGACGCATAGGAAAAGCATCGTCAGGAGTAGAGCCAGATAAAAGTTGTTGGATCTGAAAGAGATCGAACGGTCGcatcaatgaaaaattgcaatttgcAAGGGTTGCCAGATGGATCGTTGAGAGATTCACCTCGAAGCTCTGAAGACGATTTCGTGTGGCACGTTGCAGGTCAGGACCGCCCAGGACCGGAGGTACATCAATATTCCGATCTTGATTACGTTCAGGGTCGGTAATCCTGGGCTGAAGAACATCCCCATCCACACCATTCCCTGGTTGTTAACAaggtgtaaaatattttcggctATTTTAAAGTCGCCGTATTGCGGGAACTGCTTTTCGAGGTCCCAGCACCATATGTTGTTCATGTGCCGTACGAAAACTGCCCGAAAAAAGTCCATACCCAGGGTGGATAGTACGGTGAGTACCTGTAAATGATCGAGGAGCATGTAGTTGTGAAGAATCGATAATTAATCAACCAAGTGCTTTCCACCCTCCAGTTAACTTGCACGCgtttctttcaattaacgAATTCAGCCCGTATCGGTAATATTCGGAGGGGTGAAATACTGGATAACAAGCTGGGCTCAGCTCAGTTTAACGACTAGATAACCTCGCGTCAGATTTCTCGCGTGCTGAACGAATTCACTGATTACACCTACCAAATCCATGACCGTTAGCTTAGTCAGTTCCTGACCGAACATCGTTTCCCAACACAAACGGCGCAGCTTTTTGCGCTCATTAATATCCATCTGTGTTGTATTTGGTACAGGTGAATCTGGAGACATATAataacgaagaatttttttcctatacTCTTAAGATTGTGGAGAATTCATACATTGAAATGGTCTCGATTCtccttcacctgtttcttctGCTTTTTTCTCTGGTTCGCAGCACTGATACCAGCAATCTTTGGTTTCCTTATGTGTCGGTTTGTCGCTTCCCAAATGATCTACAGTCATCTCGTCAACGGTACATTTCCTGTCGATTACATTACTAGTAGTAGAGACAGGGGAAGTTTCGGTGGAAGGTAAACTGTTGGTAGTACTCGACGTTGTGGTTCCAGTAAAGTCGACCAAAATGCCGGTGAAATTCTGGTCTACCGTAGAGCTTGAATAAGTAGCTGACGTTGAGTTCGTTGTCGATGAGTCAGTGAAATTTAGTATTTCGTCAATGGATTCTTGATTCGTTGAAGTTGAAGTGTTTACTTCGTTGTTGTCTATCGTAACCGTGACCGGCGGTTCTTCCTCCGTCGAGTTAAGCTCGGTTCCTACCTCATCATTTTCTACAAAGTCCGTGTCGTTGGTTTCGTAATCGGAGTAGTCGTAATAATCTGTCGTCGTCGGGGTACTCGATGTAGTTATCGATTCCGGGACTGTCAGACTGATGTCATTTGTCAGCGGACTAACGTTATTCGTCAAGGCTTGGGCAACCATGGGGGTTCCATCGCTAGTAATTAACCCAGCGGTCGTGTTTTGAGATGTTATAGTTGTCAAGAGGCCGAGACTTAAAGAGGCAGCTGTAGTCACAGGCATCGTGAAGTTTGTGCAGAATACTCGACAGCATCGTCGACTTGTAGAGTTCCTGGGATCCGTTAAGGTTTTGGTCACGTTATGTCGCAGGGCTGTGAGCTGTTTGGTCTGAAATATAAAGCGGAAATTGTTAATCCACTTACAGATATCGCGTGCGTAAACCGAAGGGCTTTTCATCAAACCGAATGGACTACCCACCATGCTGTTTATCTTTCCGAAGAGGGCGAATATTAGAGAGTATAAATTGAGTAGATTCAGCACCATTATCCTGTTGACGAAGCGCTGAGATTAGATAAATCGATTTAGTCAAAGACGACAgaatatttcttgaataacAAGATTATACAGTATTTACGAGCAATGATTGAAGTATTGATCAAGAACATCGAGTCTCACCGTGCAAGTTGGAAGCGAAGCTGTTTTCGGGGATGGTAGTTCTCGAAGATGCCAAGTATTTCGAAAAACATTGGAAATACGAATGATATCAGTGTCATTACAACCGTGATTTCATTCTGTCTCCACCAGCTTGATTCTGCCTCCGGCTCCTCGGAACGCGCCACAACTAGAACCACTGCCCAGGCAGACAACGCGAGTAAGAACGCCACGGCAAGATTGACGAAAGTTCTTACGATCACGGTTTTCCAACTGGAAAATAAAGCGAGAGAAGAGAATAAGATGTGCGAAAACCAGATGAGAGAAGAGAATAGGATATGTGATTCAACGTCAATCGCTTTTACAGAAGACACTGACTTCCGTTCAACCTTCTGCTTCTCGGCCTCTTCCAGGAGCGCCTCTTTGAAGCCAAGGACTATACTGGCGATTCGGTTGTGCGCGGTCTCTGGATTCCCAATCATGAAATCCCACCCGGTGAAAAGCTTCCACGTGAAACCACACTCGTCTTCCTTCTCGGAGAGCTTGCTCATTCGGGAATTTTCCGCCATCCTGTTGGAATGCAACGATCATTGAAAACTGAACACCAGTTGCGAGGGAGTGATTAATCCATACTTTCGAAGTATCGCGACGAAGCTGTAAATGTAGACGACCAGATTGACCAGGAAGTAGGCCAGAGGAATATTATAACTACTTCCGGAGTTCCGGTTTGTGTACCAGCCGTAAAAAAAGGCAGAGTACTTCAACACGCCCTCGAATTCCCACAGGGTAAGCAAGTTTTTGGAGTCCTCAATTTCCTCGTCGAGCATTTTCCTTTCGCCATCGTGTTCCTTATCGGCAGTCACCATCTGGAATGAATTATGTAAACAGGACAGAAATCATTGAAAGAATCCCCAGCGATGCCAACAAATCACCTGTGGCACAGCTACAAACGCTGCTAACGTTGCCGCGATGACCAGATTGATCCAGAAGAGCCAACGAAGAAATATAAAGTACGAAGCAACGGCTGATCCAAAGTGGGATTCTATTTCTTTGATGCGCAGTTCCCACGGTATCAGCCATGTCTGAAGGTTCACGAATTCTCGACGAAAATATTGCCagtactgaaaaattttgttgtaaatGCACTCGCCGCCGCTTGACTCCGTAATTGTTTTGCCCTGGTTTTCTAGGAACGTGAGAAATAAACCTTGTTGAACAGGATTGAAGCCCGGGCAATCACGTCGCGGGTACTTCGGTTCTGCGCCAGCCTTTCCTGAAGAACGCCTTCGTGTCGCCTCACGTAGGACTTGGCCTGCTGCACCAGCTTTATTTTGCGTCTGAGTGGCCAAGGCTGTTGCTTGACCCCGCTCAAGACCTCCTTGTGCAGTTTGAGATTCTCGAATATCTGTTCCTGCGTACCACCCTCATCGACGGAGATGGCCGTTCTGCGATTTCAAGACACTTTCCTCAACCCTCAAGTTTCAACTTAGCAAAAATACTACCTGATTGTCACAAATCTTTATAGAAGAATCGTCGATGAGCGAATGGAAAATGGCACAATTGGTTCTCCAGGGGGAAAATAATCTTACTCTCCAGAGCTGGTCGTGAACGCGGAAGACCGACGCCTCACTCCACCCTCGGCTTCCGCGTTGAACGGCGACGATGATCGTCTCTTTCGCCTACTGGGACGTCGCAGAGATGCTCGGCGTTGGATAATCGCGCTGGCTGATGCCGAGTAGTCGTCTTCTTCCCCGATTTCCTCCGTGCAGTCTGCAATGGCTTGGaagtaaatttataaaactgttacaagaaacgcgacaaCAGGCTTGATTAATTTTCCACACCAcgaagaggaaaaggaaatATTCCAGAGTAGCGATTGAGACCAGTCTCACATGTGAACTGACCTGCGACTGCGGGTACGCGGCGCATTTCAACTTCCCTGTTGTTCACCAGAGAAGGTAGAGGCTCGATGATGAATTCCAGCTGAGACTTCTGGTCCCTGAAAACGACTTCTCGAGAAGCGGGGTTGCTCGGTTCGTCGGTGATGGCGAATGTTACGGAAAGCCGATCTACGGAGGGTTGCGGAGAGGACGGAACCACCTGGCACAAAGCGAAAGGTGATAAACTATCAGTGATAACTTCACGATGTCAATGATCACCAATTTGGCAAGTCGTCTCGACGGCCGAATAATCGCAATCGCATTAAATTCATTCGGCGGGTTTGAGCAAGTGATGATAATCGGCGAAACACATTCTCTTGTTGCCGTTTACTGGTTTTATCGGACCTCGTACAGCGGCAGGTCGTGTGTGACTGTCTCATTCGCGAAAACTGTGATGACACGACGGAACCAGGAGGCGTGAAAGAATTTgcgaaatgtttgaaaaattcttggtACCAGCGACCTAAGTCGCCATTGAAGTTGTATCGATACCGACTGACTGCCACTTGTTCCATCGTGGTGTAAAGCAGCCCTCTGGCCTGACTTCCCCTTCGCCCTCCTCTTCCTACCCAACACATTCACGCCTCTACACTCGGGCTGTAAGTTAAGACTAATATCTGCTATCGCCGATGCAGAGGATCCCAACTTGAACCATCCCCgagtttttttcgttctcgAAATCCCGGTTTCTCAGACAACGACGTTTGTCACCGTTCTCCTCGGTAACAACGTGTCAATTAGCACCTACGTTCGAAGGAAATGATGTAAAAGTTCTCAAAGGGTGCAGACAATGCTCGTTTCTTAACGAAGCAAACAGTCGGCGAAAGCGGCGATATTAACACGGTTAATTAAGAACCGTAACGAAGACTAATCGAAGTTTAGTCTGTCAACCGTCTCGCCGTAAAGGAGAACTTTTTAGAGAGTTGAAGCCCAGTCTGTGGTTAAAAAGAAACTTCAAATTTGCTCCTCCATCGCTTAATCAGTCGCTTacttttttgtacttttttccCTTCCCGTTCTTTCGGTTTTGTTTCACCTCATTGTTTCGCTGGTCCTTAACGAGTTTCCTAAGCACTCTCGGATCGGCGTTAATTGACCGGTGATCGCGAGCCTTCTTTTCTCGATGGGACGAGGATGCGATCGGTATTGACTTGGAGTGGTTCGCCCGATGTGAGAGCCGCTGTTTGGCGGTGTCAACAAGCGGGAGGCGGGGGTTCGGGGGCGGCGTTAGAAGGGTGAAAACCAGGGGATGAAAACACTCGAAGTTCGCGTGCGAAGCGCCGCGCCTTAACGTCCCCTCTTTCGGCCCGACCTGCCATCATCTAGTTCTTCCCCTCGAGCAGACGGACAGACAGTCAGTCGGTAGGCTGGCATGCATAAGGCCCTCCGGAGTCACGCGAACCACCCTCACTTTCAGCTAATCACTCTTATACACTCCTTTTCGCCCTCCAATCCCTCCGAACCCGCCAGGGTTACAATTCGACTCACAATCAGAGCTTTACTTGGAATACTCCCCACGCGGCCCTGGGAATTATCCTTTGACGGTTAGCTGCCTGGTACTTTGGCCGCGCCTGTGCCCGGAATGATGAGTAATCGAATCTccgtgtataggtatacatatatacacgcacACCTAATATGATGAGCTTAATTAATGGATGTATGAAAAAGACATTCCTTCCCTCACCCTCAAACATCTGCCCATTAATATACACTTCAGCTCCGTATTATAACGAGTTTTTTCCCCCATCATTATCGCAAATTATACCAAGAATAACATTAACTCATTCCGATGAGTTATTCGAACCTGAATTTCCTCACTCATTCCTTATGTATATATAGCACACCGTAAAAGCTTGTctaattttttcgatcaaaGAGATCGGTATGAGTTATGACCGACTAATAGAAAGAATATAGGTTCAGTTATGCgcttattattcattgtcagaGTTATCAATAAAATGCAAGATTTCTCTTGATATTCGCAAACAACGTGGTTTAAATATCCTCTATTCCTACAACAGAAGCTTTTGACCTTGTTCAAAAACCAAATCTGAACCAAACGAAAACCGGACGGTATTACCAACAAAATTGTTATTTGCCTCTCGTTTCTATGAAATTCTCTTAAATTGGGGAtagtcgaaaaattgaaacgagtTTGAAAACGTCTGTAAGGCTTCATTCGCGTAGTTTTTACttttgatcatttttgaaattttgaaaaattttgaaacttgcACAGAAATACACGACAAAGAGAACGAGCAGATTACCAACCTGTGGCGCAAGAAGAGGAGCGGCGATGTTGTATCGTGGCGAACGCGATGTGCTGTCGAGGCGAAGGATTCCCGGGGGTTCCTTACGCCTTCCGCGACTCCTCGCGCGATCGGTAATGGAAGATCCTTTCTGCGGTGAAGGATCTCCGGAAGAATTTTCCCTGGAATCCTGttcgttgttaatttttttctccgattGAGCCTGCATCGTGAGAATATCCTCGAGAGACGCTGACGTCGAAAAATTCTCGATGTATCCTTGAACGTGATACGATCCTTCCGGTCGATTATTTGTATAACAACGATCGGATAATCGGTGCGATTTTTCGCCTAATCGGGGTGAATTTCAGAGGGTGTGAGAAAAAGGACGAGACGACAACGGTTGATTTTCGCGGAGAAAGAAATTGCTGCTCCGCAATGTACGGGGTAATTTCACCGGTAGGAAGCAAGTTCGGTTAGTGTTCAGTAGCTCAATGTCCGACCGTCGACTGTTGCCGTTATCATCGTTGATGGACATTTTCTCCCTCTTCCGCCGCCTGTACACGATCTATTAACGCGTTAATAATCAGGATTAATAGCCTGCGGGGTGCCTTCGCCACCTCACAGCTTTTCGCAGGTGATAAACACACGCGTATGCGTTGGCTGTGTATGTACGCGTCGATTCCTCCTCATGCCCCGTTATGCAGCATTCCGTCTGACGGTGTGAACATTATCCGCCTCATGTGTTACATGCGGGGGCGAGACACGCGAAACCAGCTGCCACGCCTGCAGGCCTCATGTCACATCCGGCCCGTTGCTTTGTGCCTCTAAAA
This is a stretch of genomic DNA from Neodiprion fabricii isolate iyNeoFabr1 chromosome 2, iyNeoFabr1.1, whole genome shotgun sequence. It encodes these proteins:
- the LOC124174890 gene encoding DNA polymerase delta subunit 3-like encodes the protein MISTTIDTYLETLTGYIFDDDKLVTYKWLSKELGLHVNFAKQILWQFWKEHEEQKRVLATFTLIGYLVDGVLRVEVVKEEDLASAKRKFKKLTAEHLYSLQRALPDVELLALTGNGDHRQGAIVCKEIIARSGEELNELRWGCKLSGKVSDEKSAKLASTKLDSKKEKNFFSKVTKTPQAFDASKKEAAKDVDNVVAGRGRKRQGSEEPEMGGKRQRRKCDPTTNPSGESSVNEDEGEDETMRNCILEGETPSVNVGNKVSPPMYKVENGKTKVRKVVDKTFTDENGYFVTKKEYVYESSSDKEEDPPKVEAPQPRSAAPKDNNRKQASLLNFFKKP
- the LOC124174880 gene encoding transmembrane channel-like protein, translated to MQAQSEKKINNEQDSRENSSGDPSPQKGSSITDRARSRGRRKEPPGILRLDSTSRSPRYNIAAPLLAPQVVPSSPQPSVDRLSVTFAITDEPSNPASREVVFRDQKSQLEFIIEPLPSLVNNREVEMRRVPAVAAIADCTEEIGEEDDYSASASAIIQRRASLRRPSRRKRRSSSPFNAEAEGGVRRRSSAFTTSSGETAISVDEGGTQEQIFENLKLHKEVLSGVKQQPWPLRRKIKLVQQAKSYVRRHEGVLQERLAQNRSTRDVIARASILFNKYWQYFRREFVNLQTWLIPWELRIKEIESHFGSAVASYFIFLRWLFWINLVIAATLAAFVAVPQMVTADKEHDGERKMLDEEIEDSKNLLTLWEFEGVLKYSAFFYGWYTNRNSGSSYNIPLAYFLVNLVVYIYSFVAILRKMAENSRMSKLSEKEDECGFTWKLFTGWDFMIGNPETAHNRIASIVLGFKEALLEEAEKQKVERNWKTVIVRTFVNLAVAFLLALSAWAVVLVVARSEEPEAESSWWRQNEITVVMTLISFVFPMFFEILGIFENYHPRKQLRFQLARIMVLNLLNLYSLIFALFGKINSMTKQLTALRHNVTKTLTDPRNSTSRRCCRVFCTNFTMPVTTAASLSLGLLTTITSQNTTAGLITSDGTPMVAQALTNNVSPLTNDISLTVPESITTSSTPTTTDYYDYSDYETNDTDFVENDEVGTELNSTEEEPPVTVTIDNNEVNTSTSTNQESIDEILNFTDSSTTNSTSATYSSSTVDQNFTGILVDFTGTTTSSTTNSLPSTETSPVSTTSNVIDRKCTVDEMTVDHLGSDKPTHKETKDCWYQCCEPEKKAEETDSPVPNTTQMDINERKKLRRLCWETMFGQELTKLTVMDLVLTVLSTLGMDFFRAVFVRHMNNIWCWDLEKQFPQYGDFKIAENILHLVNNQGMVWMGMFFSPGLPTLNVIKIGILMYLRSWAVLTCNVPHEIVFRASRSNNFYLALLLTMLFLCVLPVGYAVVRVEPSWHCGPFSDQPIMYSLITNSLKSALPKDFAIILDYIASPGIVIPLIVLMALIIYYMVSLTGSLREANNDLKIQLRQERTEERRKMFQIVEKRQEIQDAPFVRWKKILPVLPTNKTAGVVVIEEGTAANVTLQRKELRKQSAASEAGEATDVEQDSLPHDPGMVMPEVVVDVDPNNKKHVKQIKKRSCSSGSVREGDSMGSQGSDYGVIPKIRISGTGSATEIEHHSSPGRTSATSVESQSRAGPSKTSSSEAKPEAE